The following is a genomic window from Anas acuta chromosome 26, bAnaAcu1.1, whole genome shotgun sequence.
CGTCGTCCCAGAATCACTGGGAAACGGCCCAAAAATCCATGGCAGAGGGAGCGGGGATGGTCCCACGGGCCGGgagggggacagaggggaccGAGCGCTGCGGCCAGCCTGGCCTCGAGGGATTCCTCCCGGCACCAGCAGTGACCCCGCGGGGTGAGCGCGGTTGGGGTGCTGAGggcggtggggagggggcaccccACGcacctggagcagcaggaggtcGTCCCTGTTGTTGTGGATGTTGCTGCCGGGGTGGGCGATCTGCGCGCGCACCCGGTACAGGCGCTTGTGGGGCTCCGGCTCGGTCAGCGAGTGGGCTCCCAGCAGGACCTGGAAGAGCTTCCCGTTCCTGCAGGgggggcagggtggggggctcagcaccactgCAGTGGGGCACGGCACGGGGGGGCCGCGGGCTCACagagagaccccccccccagggaactggcagcccccccggggtcccgcagcccctgcccggCCGCCACCGTGGGCACCCTGGCACTGCCCCCCCGGCACTCACGTCCCCTCGGTGCAGTGCGCGGCGCTCAGCACCCACTGCTCGGCGATGAGGAAGCCCCCGCAGACGTGCTGCCCGTCCAGCTGCAGCGAGGCCATGTACGGCCGCAGGTGGGGCCTGGCCTCGTAGCCCCCCAGGATCCGTCCCCGGGGCTGCGCTGCGGCGGGCGAGAGAGAAGCAGAATGAGTTGGGgggcacagcactgcagggccCCCAGCCGTGTCCCCCCACCCGGGGCTGCTGACACAAAACCATCAGCAGAGCCCAGAACGGCCCCGGGGATGCCCCAGTTTGTCCCTGGCCccctcccggggctgccccagtccatccccatcccagtactggggtgcagggggggggcaCTCACCATTCACCACggcccccagctgcaggagcagagcgaGGACGAGGACGGGAGCAGGACACGGCCCCATGGCTGCAGTGGGGAGCCTCCGACCCGGCCGTGGGGCTCGGCAGGGCTGGGACTCGCTTTTATGTCCAGTTTGGGGCCGcggagaggggggggaaggaaggggaaaaggagggggTTTCCGCAGCGTGAGGAAAATATCGAGAGTGTCTAAACATTCAGGTTATAAAACAGGTCAAGAGTTCTCAGCACAAACAACGCTGGGAGGAAGCAGCCTTCCCCAGCTGTTGGATCTGGCACGGGCGGGAGGGGATTTTTGCATCGTTGGCCCCCAGCACGGGGGTCACTGGTTGCTGTCCCGGGGGGTGCTCGGGGGCCACGCAGCCAAGCGGAGCCGTCCTGCTCCATGGCCCCAAATACCCCCAGGACAGTGGGATTGGGgtcaccagcagctggcttggGGTCCCCAGGCAAGAGGCAAGACCCGACCCCACACCCAGGGCTGTTTTTCatcccccgagcccccccccacctgcagccccccagctcctgcccaggcAACACCAGGACCTCGGCAAAACCTCAGCCCCTGGGGTGCAGGATGGGGACGGGGGCAGGacagggggctcggggccggctgcacagaggggctggggggggacgaGGTGCAGGGGGGGCGAGGCGCTGGCATCGCAGGGGGCTCGTTCCCGGCCCAGCCGCCGCCTGGTCCGGCCGTGCCCAACGCGCTGCCCGCGGGCTGCCCCGGGCTGGCTGCGCgccccccgcggggccgggaTCTGGGATTTCCATCAGCGGCGAGGAAGGAAGCCTCGGCTGCAGCCCACGGAGCTGCTTCTCACacacaagttttatttttatttattttttttttatgtgcctGCTGTTTTTACAGCTCAAAAATCGCTGGGTTTGATTTCGGGCTGCCGTGCCAACGTCCCGGGCTGCGGCTGCACCAAAGCCACCCAAACGCTCCCGGGGTCACCGCGGCCACGCGGGGCTCAGCAGGACTGGCACtggcatggggggggggggacagctgCTGGCACCCCCCCGGCCCTACAGAGGGGGTGCGGGACGGGGGCACGCGGGGTGAGCGGGTCCCTGCGGCCTCGCCTTCAGCCCCCGGGTTTTGGGGAGCTCGTGGCCACGGGGCTCGGACCCCCGCAGGAGGAGGGTGCCGGGGGGCCTGGTGAGGTGGGGGGGCTCCGGgtttgctggggggggggatttctGCACTTTGGGCCCGTGGAGCCGCAGGGAGAGCGGCTTAGCCGCAGCTTTCAGCCGCTCGGGATTTAAACGTTAAATGCGCTGGGAGATTTCTGCCCACTTAGGGCCGAAAATGGGACGGGGGCAGCGCTGCGGTGACCCCCGGGGCCTGAGCAGGCTCCAGGGGTGTGAGAGGGGCACGGGGGCGGGATCCACTGcgggtggggggcacgggggggctcgTTCCTCCTCCAGAGGGGCTGGGAAGCCCACGGGGGGGCAAGGGGAGCTGCGCCCCGGTTCCCCAGCCCTGAATTTGGGGGGATTTGAGGCTTCGACCAGCGGCTGAGCCGAGCtcaggggtgaggggggggcggcGCGGCCACACGAggcccagcagctgggggctgcaccAGGGGGcaaggggctgaggggggggggggtgaggggctgGAGATGGGGGCTTGGCATGGCCCTGGCCCCCCAGTGCCAGGAGCAAAGCCCTGGGGGGGTCAGAGCAGCACTGGGGGGGGCACAAAGCAActggggggggcacacagcAGCGGGGGGGGCACACAGCAGCACGGGGGAGCCGCCCCCGCTCGGtgccgcgcccccccccctccggtTCCTTTGTCTCGCACCCGacccccccccgctccccttccccggccccccccgggctcccGCGGCCGCCCAAAGCCCCGAGAGGGGCCGggagcggcggggcggggcggggggcggcggggggcggcggggaggaggcggcggcggaggaggaggaggaggaggaggaggaggaggggaggaagcagcCGCTCGCCGCGCTCGGCCGAGGCAGAGCATCCCCGCTGCAGCGGGAGCCCCGCGGacgcccccgccccgcccggccccccccggccccccccggcccggaTTCGCCCCCCCAGGGGCGGCTGCAGCGGAGGTGAGTGGggggcgcgggcggcggcggaggcACAAAGGGACGGGCCCCCGCCCCGACAcggccccccccgagcccccgccCGCTGCTGCGGCGCGCTCGGCCCCGGTACTGCCCCCCCCGGTACTGCCCCCCGTTATCACCCCCCCGTTATCCCCCTCCTcgttctccccccccccattattGCCCCCTCCCTTACAGCCCCCCATTGCTCCACCCCcctcgtgcccccccccctttttgcACCCAGGACTTGTCAGAAGTttcggggggccgggggggccgcccccgtccccccccctccccggccgggCTCTGCGGGCGGcacgccccctccccacgcCCAGCGCAGCGGCGCATGTCGCGGCAGAGGGGTCTGTCGCGACAGCCGAGCCTCCGCCCCACCTGTTGTCACAGCCCCCCCggaggctgggaggaggtgggggggggggcagcgcgaCCCTCGTGCAGTGGGGGGCCCCCCGTGGGGCCGAGCGCCGGGGTGACACCGGCTGCCCCCCGGCAGGGACCCCCGCCCGCCCCAGCACCATGATCTCCCCGAAGGACAAGGCCAAGGTGCCCAAGGACAGCATGAcgctcctgccctgcttctACTTCGTGGAGGTAGGTGTGGGGTGGgcggggggctgctgcggggggGCTACGGCCTCGCCACCCCCGTCCCACCCAGGCTGGGGCCGCGCATCCTCGGGGCTGCTCGGTGCATGGCCCCGCGCCCGGCTGGTGCCCCCTGGGGACCCCGGGCACCCAGCGGGGGGCTCTGGAGGCTGGGGTGGGCGAGGAGCCCCCACCgaccccccccggcccccccagctgcccatCGTGGCCTCCTCCATCGTGACGCTGTACTTCCTGGAGCTGACCGACCTCTTCAAGCCGGCCAAGGTGGGCTTCCAGTGCTACGACCGCGCGCTCTCCATGCCCTACGTGGAGACCAACGAGGAGCTCATCCCGCTGCTCATGCTGCTCAGCCTGGCCTtcgccgcccccgccgcctcGGTGCGTCCCGGGCCCGTCCCGCTGCTGGgaggggggtcaggggggggcTGGATCCTGCCTGGGCCGGGTTTTGGGGCCCCGCTGAGCTGCCGGTTCCCCCCCAGATCATGGTCGGGGAGGGCATCGTGTACTGCCTGCAGTCCAGGCTGAAGGGACGCGCCGGGGCCGAGGGCAGCATCAACGCCGGCGGCTGCAACTTCAACTCCTTCCTGCGCAGGACCGTAAGGTTTGTGGGTACGTTGTGCCGCAGCCCGGGCAGCCGTGCCCTCCTCGGGggtgtcctggggctgggggggacgtGGGGGCAGCCAGGCCCAGCAATGCACAGCTCTACCCACTGCCCAGACCCCTCACCGGACCCTTCCTGGTcgttttggggtgcccccaggCTGGTAGGGGGTCCCTGGATGCACCATGTGGGCTGGGAAGGGGCGCATGGGGCCCCATCCTGTGCAGGGTGGGGGTGACACCACCAATCCCCCCCCACTCTGCCTCCCACAGGTGTCCACGTGTTCGGGCTCTGTGCCACCGCCCTGGTGACAGACGTGATCCAGCTGGCCACCGGCTACCACGCGCCCTTCTTCCTGACCGTCTGCAAGCCCAACTACACGCTGCTGGGCACCCCCTGCGACGCCAACCCCTACATCACCCAGGACATCTGCTCGGGCACGGACAAGCACGCCATCCTGTCCGCCAGGTACGTGCCGGGGAGGGGACAGCCCCCCCGTATCCCCCCCCGCACCCAGCAGCTCCGCTTTGTCCCCGCTGCAGGAAGACGTTCCCGTCCCAGCACGCGACGCTGTCGGCGTTTGCGGCCGTCTACGTCTCGGTGAGTCCGGGGACCGCGTCGCGCCACGCGCTTCAAGGCTGCttgagccctgcagagccctgcgTGGCCGGGGGGAAAGGCAGCGGGTGCCGGTGTCCTGAtgtcctctcccccccccagatGTATTTCAACTCCATCATCTCGGACAGCACCAAGCTCCTCAAGCCCATCCTGGTCTTCGCCTTTGCCATCGCCGCCGGCATCTGCGGCCTGACGCAGATCACGCAGTACCGCAGCCACCCCGCCGACGTCTACGTGGGCTTCCTGATCGGCTCGGGCATCGCCGCCTACCTGGTGGGTGCTGCCGGGCGCGGGGGCTGCGTGCCgcgcgccccggccccgctgacCCCGCGCTCTCCCCGCCGCAGGCGTACCACGCCGTGGGCAACTTCCGCGCCCCCACGGAGAGGGCCCCAGCCCCGGCGCCGGCCAAGGACGCGCTGCGGGCGCTGACGCAGCGGGGCCACGACTCCGTGTACCACCAGAACAAGTCGGTGAGCACCGACGAGCTGAACCCGCAGACGCGGCTGGAGGAGGCGGCGCGGCCGGTGCCGCGGGAGAAGaactccctgggcagcctgaagCGCGCCAGCGTGGACGTGGACCTGCTGGCCCCCCGCAGCCCCATGGGCAAGGAGAACATGGTGACCTTCAGCAACACCCTGCCCCGCGTCAACACCCCCTCCATGGACGACCCCGCGCGGCGCCACATGACCATCCACGTCCCCGTGGACGCCTCCCGCTCCAAGCAGCTCATCACCGAGTGGAAGCAGAAGTCTCTGGAGGGCCGCAGCATGACGCTGGCGGAGGAGGCGGGCGCGCTGGGCCGGGGCGCCGGGGACGCCGATGAGGACGTGCCCCCGTCCCTCTACCCCACGGTGCAGGCGCGCCCGGCCGAGCGGGCGGCCATGGGGCCCCGTGTGCTCATCCAGCCCCGGCCGGGCGCCTCGCAGCTGGTGCACATCCCCGAGGAGAGCCAGGCGGGTGCCGGcggggcggccggcggcggggcggccgtGCGGGCCAAGTGGGTGATGGTGGCGGAGAAGGGGGGGGCGCAGCGGGTGGCCAACCCCCCGCGCCTCATGCAGGTCATCGCCATGTCCAAGCAGCAGAGCATGGTGTCCGTCACCCCCAAGCACTCGGAGACGTCCTCGTCCTCCACCAGCTCCGACTCCTCGCAGTACCGCTCGCCCTCGGAGCGCGACAGCTCCAGCATCATCACCATCGACGCCCACGCGCCCCACCACCCCGTCGTGCACCTCTCCGCCGGCAACGGGCCCTGGGAGTGGAAGTCGGCCCAGAAGGGGCCCGAGGGGCCGGACGCCTATGAGCTGGGCGAGATGGGCAAGGATTTCCGGGGCTTCCGCCCGGCCAAGAGCGCCGGGGTGTCCCCCGGCTCCTCCGTCAGCGACATCGAGCAGGATGAGCCACGCTACGGCAGCCTGGCCACCATCAACgtggcggcggggggcggcggggagcggggggacGGCCCCCCCGAGGGGCTGCTGGGCACGGCCAGCCGCGAGTCCACGCTGCGGAGGAAGCCGGCCGAGAAGGACGGGCACACGGACAGCGAGGCCGACAACTACTACAGGAAAATGCAGGCCAGCCGGAGGTTTAAGGACTGAGCCCCCGCCACCTGccctctgccctgcctgggggATAGTGGGGGGGGTCCGTAATTGCTGGGCCCCTTCCCATTGGGGAGGTGGCAGGACGGGGCTGTCGTTAGCATCGGGGTGACAAAAAGCTGGGGCCAGACACCTTCACCCCCCCGGGGCAGCTGAGGGGTGCGCGGGACCCCGGGGAGCGCAGAGGGGGCTCCgcgcccccgcccgcccgcagGGGCTGGGCGTCTCCAAGCACTTTGGACTTTACTTCTCTCTCTAACACAGGTGCTgacattttggggtgggggggtaaTTTATTCTGACTCTGGCATTGTAAGtctgtggggtgggaggggagcaAACAGCATTAAagggctttgggggggggggtgccaTGGGACTCCTGGCTCATGCGGGGGCCGCGCGTTGGCTGGATCGTTctgggggcagggagatgggggaCGGTGCCGGGAGGGGGGTGTTTGTCCAGGGCCCGAGCTCTGGGCGTTAGGAGCGTGTAAATACTGTGCTGGCTAAAGTAGAGTGTGTACATTGGGTAGGGAagtgctgggggtggggggacaacaaccggggggggggcacggggcgcAGCCTGCCCAGCCAGCCCTGGTCCTGCCAGCATCAGGGCACCCAcctgggctggcaggagccccccggggcAATTCCCTGTGcatggggtcctgggggggccgggagctgctggggaggcagcCCTTGGGGGGGGTCTCCAAGCTGTGAATGCATCTGCCAGGCAATGGCTGAACCTGCTGTGGtctgaaaaggaataaaaatgtgaatgtgcCCCGGCTGGGCCGCGTCCTTGGGGGGCACAGCTCcagaagggctggggagggggtgtctGCGGGGCACGGCCAGGGCTCAGCGGTGCTGCCAGGGTGGGGTGTGGAGGATTTGGGCTCTGGGTGGAGTGGGGGGGCCCCGGCTGAGCCgtgcaaaaagcaaaaagccccTGCCCCGTCCTTTGTCCCCTGCAAGAGGCAGCCCCCACCGCACCCCCACGCCTCCAGGGGGGCTCGGGCTCCTCTCCACCCCCCCACAGACCAGGAGCAACCAGCTCCAGGCTGCGGCCCATGAAAACCAGGCGATGACGAGCAATGACGTTAATACAGCTCGACACGCCACCACCCCGCCCGACCCCCAGCCGGTGCGAGGGGCTTCGTGACCCCGGCATCGCCGCCACACGCAGGACGCGGGGACCCCGCTCGCATCGAGCTCGGCTCCGGAGCCGCTCCGGGAGGGACGTGCGGGCGCTGCAGATTCTGGCTGTGTTGCTGTGGCAACGCCGGGGATGCGGGCACCCAGCTCGGCTCCCGCGTGGCCCCCTCCTCGCCGCGCTGGCCTCCACGAAGACGGCGTCCCCGCCTTGTCCCCGCGTTGTCCCTACGTTGTCCCCGTGTCATCCCCGGCC
Proteins encoded in this region:
- the PLPPR3 gene encoding phospholipid phosphatase-related protein type 3 isoform X2, yielding MISPKDKAKVPKDSMTLLPCFYFVELPIVASSIVTLYFLELTDLFKPAKVGFQCYDRALSMPYVETNEELIPLLMLLSLAFAAPAASIMVGEGIVYCLQSRLKGRAGAEGSINAGGCNFNSFLRRTVRFVGVHVFGLCATALVTDVIQLATGYHAPFFLTVCKPNYTLLGTPCDANPYITQDICSGTDKHAILSARKTFPSQHATLSAFAAVYVSMYFNSIISDSTKLLKPILVFAFAIAAGICGLTQITQYRSHPADVYVGFLIGSGIAAYLAYHAVGNFRAPTERAPAPAPAKDALRALTQRGHDSVYHQNKSVSTDELNPQTRLEEAARPVPREKNSLGSLKRASVDVDLLAPRSPMGKENMVTFSNTLPRVNTPSMDDPARRHMTIHVPVDASRSKQLITEWKQKSLEGRSMTLAEEAGALGRGAGDADEDVPPSLYPTVQARPAERAAMGPRVLIQPRPGASQLVHIPEESQAGAGGAAGGGAAVRAKWVMVAEKGGAQRVANPPRLMQVIAMSKQQSMVSVTPKHSETSSSSTSSDSSQYRSPSERDSSSIITIDAHAPHHPVVHLSAGNGPWEWKSAQKGPEGPDAYELGEMGKDFRGFRPAKSAGVSPGSSVSDIEQDEPRYGSLATINVAAGGGGERGDGPPEGLLGTASRESTLRRKPAEKDGHTDSEADNYYRKMQASRRFKD
- the PLPPR3 gene encoding phospholipid phosphatase-related protein type 3 isoform X1, whose product is MISPKDKAKVPKDSMTLLPCFYFVELPIVASSIVTLYFLELTDLFKPAKVGFQCYDRALSMPYVETNEELIPLLMLLSLAFAAPAASIMVGEGIVYCLQSRLKGRAGAEGSINAGGCNFNSFLRRTVRFVGVHVFGLCATALVTDVIQLATGYHAPFFLTVCKPNYTLLGTPCDANPYITQDICSGTDKHAILSARKTFPSQHATLSAFAAVYVSVSPGTASRHALQGCLSPAEPCVAGGKGSGCRCPDVLSPPQMYFNSIISDSTKLLKPILVFAFAIAAGICGLTQITQYRSHPADVYVGFLIGSGIAAYLAYHAVGNFRAPTERAPAPAPAKDALRALTQRGHDSVYHQNKSVSTDELNPQTRLEEAARPVPREKNSLGSLKRASVDVDLLAPRSPMGKENMVTFSNTLPRVNTPSMDDPARRHMTIHVPVDASRSKQLITEWKQKSLEGRSMTLAEEAGALGRGAGDADEDVPPSLYPTVQARPAERAAMGPRVLIQPRPGASQLVHIPEESQAGAGGAAGGGAAVRAKWVMVAEKGGAQRVANPPRLMQVIAMSKQQSMVSVTPKHSETSSSSTSSDSSQYRSPSERDSSSIITIDAHAPHHPVVHLSAGNGPWEWKSAQKGPEGPDAYELGEMGKDFRGFRPAKSAGVSPGSSVSDIEQDEPRYGSLATINVAAGGGGERGDGPPEGLLGTASRESTLRRKPAEKDGHTDSEADNYYRKMQASRRFKD